A portion of the Scleropages formosus chromosome 15, fSclFor1.1, whole genome shotgun sequence genome contains these proteins:
- the wdr89 gene encoding WD repeat-containing protein 89: MDGVEEKFAALSVAHRLQPSEPTYLLDLALCADSTSGDGPVAVSCSNRSVRLHSPDNLALLGELRGHTGALCGVRFAHASPNLLFSGSADGTLRSWDTRSPVSRPVQVFQSAPSYPLCCFDVSCSDAVLCAGTEQQGEDSFLLFWDARMLKGGAGGVLGVYSESHSDDITQVRFHPRNPDRLASGSTDGLVNVFDLSCGSEEEALLATCNSSSSVSTVCWAGKGYERLLCLSHDEGLHLWDLGQLDTEEPLTILSVADARGSAALPSGAALDYFVGGAWSEVEEKLLVVGGTRRGELSLLKCGDQGLQLLKTLQGGHSATVRCFLWDSAEGVLITGGEDAQLLLWKPGAEELSSEKRSTMKSASALQLKTRRHLKHGSRKGGGGGQEQR; this comes from the coding sequence ATGGACGGCGTGGAGGAGAAGTTTGCCGCGCTGTCTGTGGCCCATCGCCTGCAGCCCAGTGAGCCCACGTACCTGCTGGACTTGGCGCTTTGCGCCGATTCGACTTCGGGGGATGGGCCGGTGGCCGTGTCCTGCTCGAACCGCTCGGTGCGGCTGCACAGCCCGGACAACCTGGCTCTGCTCGGCGAGCTCCGCGGGCACACGGGGGCGCTGTGCGGCGTACGCTTTGCCCACGCCTCCCCGAACCTGTTGTTCTCGGGCTCCGCCGACGGCACTCTGCGGTCCTGGGACACGCGCTCGCCGGTCTCGCGGCCCGTTCAGGTGTTCCAGAGCGCTCCCTCCTACCCCCTGTGCTGCTTCGACGTGAGCTGCAGCGACGCGGTGCTGTGCGCCGGAACAGAACAGCAGGGCGAGGACAGTTTCCTCCTCTTCTGGGATGCGCGAATGTTGAAGGGCGGTGCCGGTGGGGTGCTGGGCGTGTACTCCGAGTCCCACAGCGATGACATCACGCAAGTGCGCTTTCACCCACGAAACCCAGACCGTCTGGCTTCAGGCTCCACCGACGGCCTGGTCAACGTGTTCGACCTTAGCTGCGGGTCCGAGGAGGAGGCCCTTCTGGCCACGTGCAACTCCAGCTCGTCCGTGAGTACCGTGTGCTGGGCAGGCAAGGGGTACGAGAGACTGCTGTGCCTGAGTCACGACGAAGGTCTCCACCTGTGGGATTTGGGCCAGCTGGACACAGAGGAGCCTCTCACTATCCTCAGTGTTGCTGATGCTCGTGGCTCCGCTGCTCTCCCCTCTGGGGCAGCCCTGGATTACTTTGTGGGCGGAGCCTGGTCAGAAGTAGAGGAGAAGCTCCTCGTGGTGGGTGGGACGAGGCGCGGGGAGCTCAGCCTCCTGAAGTGCGGTGACCAAGGTCTACAGCTGCTGAAGACGCTGCAGGGTGGTCACTCCGCCACTGTGCGCTGCTTCCTCTGGGACTCCGCAGAAGGTGTTTTGATCACTGGAGGGGAGGATGCCCAGCTGCTTCTGTGGAAGCCGGGCGCAGAGGAACTCTCTTCTGAAAAGAGGAGTACCATGAAAAGCGCGTCCGCCCTACAGCTCAAAACCCGGCGCCATTTAAAGCACGGCAgcaggaaaggaggaggagggggtcaAGAGCAGCGCTAG
- the ppp2r5eb gene encoding protein phosphatase 2, regulatory subunit B', epsilon isoform X3: protein MSSAATTPPSVDKVDGFSRKSVRKAKQKRSQSSSQFRSQGKPIELTPLPLLKDVPAPEQPELFLKKLQQCCTVFDFMDTLSDLKMKEYKRSTLNELVDYVMVSRGYLTEQAYPEVVKMVSYNIFRTLPPSDSNEFDPEEDEPTLEASWPHLQLVYEFFIRFLESQEFQPSIAKKYIDQKFVLQLLELFDSEDPRERDYLKTVLHRIYGKFLGLRAFIRKQINNIFLRFVYETEHFNGVAELLEILGSIINGFALPLKAEHKQFLVKVLIPLHTVRSLSLFHAQLAYCIVQFLEKDPTLTEPVIRGLLKFWPKTCSQKEVMFLGELEEILDVIEPTQFVKIQEPLFKQISRCVSSPHFQVAERALYYWNNEYIMSLIEENSSVILPIMFASLYRISKEHWNPAIVALVYNVLKAFMEMNSTLFDELTATYKSDRQR, encoded by the exons ATGTCCTCAGCAGCCACCACGCCTCCATCAGTGGACAAAGTGGACGGATTTTCCCGGAAGTCTGTCAGGAAGGCCAAGCAGAAACGGTCGCAGAGCTCCTCGCAGTTCCGGTCTCAGGGCAAACCCATCGAGCTCACCCCGCTGCCCCTTCTGAAAG ATGTCCCAgcaccagagcagccagagctgTTCCTGAAGAAGCTGCAGCAGTGCTGCACTGTGTTTGACTTCATGGACACGCTGTCGGACCTCAAGATGAAGGAGTATAAACGCTCCACGCTCAATGAGCTGGTGGACTATGTCATGGTCAGCCGGGGCTACCTGACAGAGCAAGCCTATCCGGAGGTGGTCAAAATG GTGTCCTACAACATATTCCGGACCTTACCGCCCAGTGACAGTAATGAATTTGACCCAGAAGAGGATGAACCAACGCTTGAGGCCTCCTGGCCACATTTACAG CTCGTGTACGAGTTCTTCATTCGCTTCTTAGAGAGTCAAGAATTCCAACCCAGCATTGCCAAAAAGTACATAGACCAGAAGTTTGTATTGCAG CTCCTGGAGCTCTTTGACAGCGAAGACCCTCGTGAGAGAGACTACCTGAAGACAGTCCTGCACAGAATTTATGGGAAGTTTCTTGGGTTGCGGGCTTTTATACGAAAACAAATCAATAATATTTTTCTACG TTTTGTTTATGAAACTGAGCACTTCAATGGTGTAGCAGAGCTGCTGGAGATCCTGGGAAG CATCATCAATGGCTTTGCCCTGCCATTGAAGGCTGAACACAAACAGTTCCTGGTCAAGGTGCTCATCCCCTTGCACACTGTCAGGAGCCTGTCCCTCTTTCACGCACAG CTTGCTTACTGTATTGTACAGTTTCTGGAGAAGGACCCAACTCTAACAGAACCA GTCATCAGAGGTTTGCTGAAGTTCTGGCCGAAAACATGCAGTCAAAAAGAG GTCATGTTCTTGGGGGAGCTGGAGGAAATCCTGGATGTAATTGAGCCCACGCAGTTTGTTAAGATTCAGGAGCCCCTCTTCAAACAAATCTCCAGATGCGTCTCCAGCCCTCACTTCCAG GTGGCTGAGCGTGCCCTATACTACTGGAACAATGAATACATCATGAGTCTGATTGAGGAGAACTCCAGTGTCATCCTGCCTATCATGTTTGCCAGTCTCTACCGGATCTCCAAAGAGCACTGGAATCC GGCAATTGTGGCTCTTGTGTACAATGTCCTGAAAGCCTTCATGGAGATGAACAGCACTCTGTTTGATGAACTCACGGCCACCTACAAGTCAGACCGCCAACGGTAA
- the ppp2r5eb gene encoding protein phosphatase 2, regulatory subunit B', epsilon isoform X2 has translation MSSAATTPPSVDKVDGFSRKSVRKAKQKRSQSSSQFRSQGKPIELTPLPLLKDVPAPEQPELFLKKLQQCCTVFDFMDTLSDLKMKEYKRSTLNELVDYVMVSRGYLTEQAYPEVVKMVSYNIFRTLPPSDSNEFDPEEDEPTLEASWPHLQLVYEFFIRFLESQEFQPSIAKKYIDQKFVLQLLELFDSEDPRERDYLKTVLHRIYGKFLGLRAFIRKQINNIFLRFVYETEHFNGVAELLEILGSIINGFALPLKAEHKQFLVKVLIPLHTVRSLSLFHAQLAYCIVQFLEKDPTLTEPVIRGLLKFWPKTCSQKEVMFLGELEEILDVIEPTQFVKIQEPLFKQISRCVSSPHFQVAERALYYWNNEYIMSLIEENSSVILPIMFASLYRISKEHWNPAIVALVYNVLKAFMEMNSTLFDELTATYKSDRQREKKKEKEREELWKKLEDLELKRGLRSDGIIPT, from the exons ATGTCCTCAGCAGCCACCACGCCTCCATCAGTGGACAAAGTGGACGGATTTTCCCGGAAGTCTGTCAGGAAGGCCAAGCAGAAACGGTCGCAGAGCTCCTCGCAGTTCCGGTCTCAGGGCAAACCCATCGAGCTCACCCCGCTGCCCCTTCTGAAAG ATGTCCCAgcaccagagcagccagagctgTTCCTGAAGAAGCTGCAGCAGTGCTGCACTGTGTTTGACTTCATGGACACGCTGTCGGACCTCAAGATGAAGGAGTATAAACGCTCCACGCTCAATGAGCTGGTGGACTATGTCATGGTCAGCCGGGGCTACCTGACAGAGCAAGCCTATCCGGAGGTGGTCAAAATG GTGTCCTACAACATATTCCGGACCTTACCGCCCAGTGACAGTAATGAATTTGACCCAGAAGAGGATGAACCAACGCTTGAGGCCTCCTGGCCACATTTACAG CTCGTGTACGAGTTCTTCATTCGCTTCTTAGAGAGTCAAGAATTCCAACCCAGCATTGCCAAAAAGTACATAGACCAGAAGTTTGTATTGCAG CTCCTGGAGCTCTTTGACAGCGAAGACCCTCGTGAGAGAGACTACCTGAAGACAGTCCTGCACAGAATTTATGGGAAGTTTCTTGGGTTGCGGGCTTTTATACGAAAACAAATCAATAATATTTTTCTACG TTTTGTTTATGAAACTGAGCACTTCAATGGTGTAGCAGAGCTGCTGGAGATCCTGGGAAG CATCATCAATGGCTTTGCCCTGCCATTGAAGGCTGAACACAAACAGTTCCTGGTCAAGGTGCTCATCCCCTTGCACACTGTCAGGAGCCTGTCCCTCTTTCACGCACAG CTTGCTTACTGTATTGTACAGTTTCTGGAGAAGGACCCAACTCTAACAGAACCA GTCATCAGAGGTTTGCTGAAGTTCTGGCCGAAAACATGCAGTCAAAAAGAG GTCATGTTCTTGGGGGAGCTGGAGGAAATCCTGGATGTAATTGAGCCCACGCAGTTTGTTAAGATTCAGGAGCCCCTCTTCAAACAAATCTCCAGATGCGTCTCCAGCCCTCACTTCCAG GTGGCTGAGCGTGCCCTATACTACTGGAACAATGAATACATCATGAGTCTGATTGAGGAGAACTCCAGTGTCATCCTGCCTATCATGTTTGCCAGTCTCTACCGGATCTCCAAAGAGCACTGGAATCC GGCAATTGTGGCTCTTGTGTACAATGTCCTGAAAGCCTTCATGGAGATGAACAGCACTCTGTTTGATGAACTCACGGCCACCTACAAGTCAGACCGCCAACG tgagaagaagaaggagaaggagagggaggagctGTGGAAGAAGCTGGAAGACCTGGAGTTGAAGAGGGGCCTTCGGAGTGATGGAATCATCCCCACTTAA
- the ppp2r5eb gene encoding protein phosphatase 2, regulatory subunit B', epsilon isoform X1, with product MPCLNVPAPEQPELFLKKLQQCCTVFDFMDTLSDLKMKEYKRSTLNELVDYVMVSRGYLTEQAYPEVVKMVSYNIFRTLPPSDSNEFDPEEDEPTLEASWPHLQLVYEFFIRFLESQEFQPSIAKKYIDQKFVLQLLELFDSEDPRERDYLKTVLHRIYGKFLGLRAFIRKQINNIFLRFVYETEHFNGVAELLEILGSIINGFALPLKAEHKQFLVKVLIPLHTVRSLSLFHAQLAYCIVQFLEKDPTLTEPVIRGLLKFWPKTCSQKEVMFLGELEEILDVIEPTQFVKIQEPLFKQISRCVSSPHFQVAERALYYWNNEYIMSLIEENSSVILPIMFASLYRISKEHWNPAIVALVYNVLKAFMEMNSTLFDELTATYKSDRQREKKKEKEREELWKKLEDLELKRGLRSDGIIPT from the exons ATGCCGTGTTTGA ATGTCCCAgcaccagagcagccagagctgTTCCTGAAGAAGCTGCAGCAGTGCTGCACTGTGTTTGACTTCATGGACACGCTGTCGGACCTCAAGATGAAGGAGTATAAACGCTCCACGCTCAATGAGCTGGTGGACTATGTCATGGTCAGCCGGGGCTACCTGACAGAGCAAGCCTATCCGGAGGTGGTCAAAATG GTGTCCTACAACATATTCCGGACCTTACCGCCCAGTGACAGTAATGAATTTGACCCAGAAGAGGATGAACCAACGCTTGAGGCCTCCTGGCCACATTTACAG CTCGTGTACGAGTTCTTCATTCGCTTCTTAGAGAGTCAAGAATTCCAACCCAGCATTGCCAAAAAGTACATAGACCAGAAGTTTGTATTGCAG CTCCTGGAGCTCTTTGACAGCGAAGACCCTCGTGAGAGAGACTACCTGAAGACAGTCCTGCACAGAATTTATGGGAAGTTTCTTGGGTTGCGGGCTTTTATACGAAAACAAATCAATAATATTTTTCTACG TTTTGTTTATGAAACTGAGCACTTCAATGGTGTAGCAGAGCTGCTGGAGATCCTGGGAAG CATCATCAATGGCTTTGCCCTGCCATTGAAGGCTGAACACAAACAGTTCCTGGTCAAGGTGCTCATCCCCTTGCACACTGTCAGGAGCCTGTCCCTCTTTCACGCACAG CTTGCTTACTGTATTGTACAGTTTCTGGAGAAGGACCCAACTCTAACAGAACCA GTCATCAGAGGTTTGCTGAAGTTCTGGCCGAAAACATGCAGTCAAAAAGAG GTCATGTTCTTGGGGGAGCTGGAGGAAATCCTGGATGTAATTGAGCCCACGCAGTTTGTTAAGATTCAGGAGCCCCTCTTCAAACAAATCTCCAGATGCGTCTCCAGCCCTCACTTCCAG GTGGCTGAGCGTGCCCTATACTACTGGAACAATGAATACATCATGAGTCTGATTGAGGAGAACTCCAGTGTCATCCTGCCTATCATGTTTGCCAGTCTCTACCGGATCTCCAAAGAGCACTGGAATCC GGCAATTGTGGCTCTTGTGTACAATGTCCTGAAAGCCTTCATGGAGATGAACAGCACTCTGTTTGATGAACTCACGGCCACCTACAAGTCAGACCGCCAACG tgagaagaagaaggagaaggagagggaggagctGTGGAAGAAGCTGGAAGACCTGGAGTTGAAGAGGGGCCTTCGGAGTGATGGAATCATCCCCACTTAA